In Triticum urartu cultivar G1812 chromosome 6, Tu2.1, whole genome shotgun sequence, the following proteins share a genomic window:
- the LOC125514631 gene encoding putative cell wall protein encodes MASKSASLLILAALVAAAACAGSATARGVPVAAKEDAVKRPETFQEGTVLIPGIGRYELGTHYRPDIGGLDHSIPAAARAQFIPGADDTWVPNPGFEVPNPFRPAATTESP; translated from the coding sequence ATGGCCAGCAAGTCGGCCTCCCTGCTGATCCTCGCGGCGCTGGTGGCGGCCGCGGCGTGCGCGGGCTCGGCAACGGCGCGCGGCGTCCCGGTGGCCGCGAAGGAGGACGCGGTGAAGCGGCCGGAGACGTTCCAGGAGGGGACGGTGCTGATCCCGGGGATCGGGCGGTACGAGCTGGGCACCCACTACAGGCCGGACATCGGCGGGCTGGACCACAGCATCCCGGCCGCCGCCAGGGCGCAGTTCATCCCCGGTGCCGACGACACCTGGGTGCCCAACCCCGGGTTCGAGGTGCCCAACCCCTTCCGCCCCGCAGCCACCACGGAGTCCCCCTGA